One window from the genome of Candidatus Omnitrophota bacterium encodes:
- the carA gene encoding glutamine-hydrolyzing carbamoyl-phosphate synthase small subunit encodes MENKKKAKIALEDGTVFEGTSFGVSGEKDGEAVFNTSMTGYQEVITDPSYKGQIVIMTYPLIGNYGVNDEDAESRKPFLEAFVVKELSKIASNWRSKKSLDQYLKENGILGIEGIDTRALTKHIRLKGAMKAVVSTEEMDDKRLLNKAKASPGLVGRDLVKEVIEPDTRYWNKDGKYKVVVIDCGAKFNILRELAKRDCLVTIVPANATAGNILKLKPDGVLLSNGPGDPAAVKYLISTVKDLLGKIPMFGICLGQQILGLAMGGKTYKLKFGHHGANHPVKDLKTGAISITSQNHGFSVDMDSLSSDEVEVTHINLNDNTPEGMRHKRFPVFSVQFHPEASPGPHDAGYLFDEFIAMMKGKDA; translated from the coding sequence ATGGAAAATAAGAAAAAGGCTAAGATAGCGCTTGAAGACGGCACCGTCTTTGAAGGGACCTCTTTCGGGGTCTCCGGAGAAAAAGACGGCGAGGCCGTATTCAATACGAGCATGACCGGCTACCAGGAAGTTATTACCGACCCATCCTATAAAGGCCAGATAGTTATTATGACATATCCTTTAATCGGCAATTACGGAGTCAATGACGAAGATGCAGAATCGAGAAAACCGTTTTTAGAGGCGTTTGTTGTTAAAGAGTTGAGCAAAATAGCCAGTAACTGGCGATCCAAGAAGAGCCTCGATCAATACCTTAAGGAAAACGGCATATTGGGCATAGAAGGCATTGATACGCGGGCCCTCACAAAACATATCAGGCTCAAGGGCGCCATGAAAGCGGTCGTTTCGACAGAGGAGATGGACGATAAAAGACTACTGAATAAAGCAAAGGCATCGCCCGGGCTCGTTGGGAGAGACCTTGTGAAGGAAGTGATAGAACCGGACACTAGGTATTGGAATAAGGACGGTAAATACAAAGTTGTGGTCATAGACTGCGGCGCCAAATTTAATATATTAAGAGAGCTGGCAAAAAGAGATTGCCTTGTAACAATCGTCCCCGCAAATGCAACGGCCGGAAATATTCTGAAATTAAAACCGGACGGCGTGCTTTTATCAAACGGCCCCGGCGATCCCGCGGCTGTTAAATACCTTATTTCTACTGTAAAAGATCTATTGGGGAAGATACCCATGTTTGGCATATGTCTGGGCCAGCAGATATTAGGATTGGCGATGGGCGGAAAAACATACAAATTGAAATTCGGCCACCATGGTGCAAATCACCCGGTTAAAGATCTGAAGACAGGCGCTATATCCATAACTTCCCAGAACCATGGATTTTCGGTTGATATGGATTCACTTTCGAGCGATGAAGTGGAAGTCACTCATATAAATCTTAATGACAATACACCGGAGGGAATGCGACATAAGAGGTTTCCTGTATTTTCAGTGCAGTTTCACCCGGAGGCCTCACCTGGGCCGCATGACGCCGGTTATTTGTTTGATGAGTTCATTGCTATGATGAAAGGAAAAGATGCCTAA
- the carB gene encoding carbamoyl-phosphate synthase large subunit has protein sequence MPKRTDISKILIIGSGPIIISQACEFDYSGTQACKAIREEGYKVVLVNSNPATIMTDPEIADATYIEPITPEIVEKIIERERPDALLPTLGGQTGLNTAMKLAEKGVLEKYGVKMIGADQRAIKKAEDRNEFKKAMQKIGLDLPQSALAYNMKEAKDALKKIGLPLIIRPSFTLGGTGGGIAATEKEFEEIAERGMKNSMMNEILIEESIVGWKEYELEVMRDSKDNVVIVCSIENFDPMGIHTGDSITVAPAQTLSDKEYQAMRDAAIRIIREIGVETGGSNIQFAVNPKDGRMVVIEMNPRVSRSSALASKATGFPIAKFAAKLAVGYTLDEIRNDITKETPASFEPTIDYCVVKIPRFTFEKFPEAEDILGISMKSVGETMAIGRTFKEALQKGLRGLEVGHNGLDNKKDYKQIPHDKLLKRLKEPNASRIFYIKYALQKGMTTKEVSDITKIDPWFIKNIEEIVELEKVLSSAVSHKKGRSLDSALLLRAKQYGFGDKQIGELVEKDELTIREHRKSCGIEATYKLVDTCAAEFEAYTPYYYSTYESEDETRKTKKKKIMILGGGPNRIGQGIEFDYCCCHASFALKELGYETIMVNSNPETVSTDYDTSDKLYFEPLTFEDVMNIVDKEKPSGVIVQFGGQTPLNLARALKDAGVPIIGTSVESIDIAEDREKFAKLIRRLKINQPANGSALSKEEAKKIAKRIGYPVLVRPSYVLGGRAMRIIYDEESLDDFMKEAKDVSPEKPVLIDKFLDDACEIDVDAISDGSLTVIGGIMEHIEEAGIHSGDSACVLPPHTLSDEIIATVKKYTYAISKELKVKGLINIQFAIKNDMVYVLEVNPRASRTIPFVSKATGIPLAKLAAKVMAGKTLKELEFTREVEVSHISVKESVLPFSRFSGVDIILGPEMKSTGEVMGIGSSFGVAFYKSQLAANQALPQNGKVFISVRNDDKRDIVFIAKKLCDMGFEIIATKGTGKVLKSNDIRTEIVGKIEEGDKKILDLMAKGEIKLIINTPSGRSGHSDMKSIRSLAVANGISCITTIQGAQAAVNGIESASRSEISVTPIQEYISAIAAKNI, from the coding sequence ATGCCTAAGAGAACCGACATAAGTAAAATCTTAATAATAGGCTCGGGCCCTATAATCATAAGCCAAGCGTGCGAGTTTGATTATTCCGGCACGCAGGCGTGCAAGGCCATTAGAGAAGAGGGCTATAAGGTGGTCCTCGTCAATTCCAACCCCGCGACGATTATGACCGACCCAGAAATAGCCGACGCTACCTACATAGAGCCGATTACGCCTGAAATAGTAGAGAAGATAATAGAGCGGGAGCGGCCCGACGCGCTCTTGCCGACTTTGGGCGGCCAGACAGGGCTTAATACGGCCATGAAACTCGCGGAAAAAGGCGTTTTGGAAAAATACGGCGTAAAAATGATTGGCGCAGACCAGAGAGCCATAAAGAAAGCGGAAGACAGGAATGAGTTTAAGAAGGCTATGCAGAAAATAGGCCTCGATTTGCCTCAAAGCGCCCTTGCCTATAACATGAAAGAAGCAAAAGACGCGCTTAAAAAGATAGGGCTCCCGCTTATTATACGTCCGAGTTTCACTTTGGGCGGAACGGGCGGAGGTATAGCTGCTACAGAAAAAGAATTTGAAGAGATAGCCGAACGAGGCATGAAGAACAGCATGATGAACGAGATTTTAATCGAAGAATCTATAGTCGGCTGGAAAGAATACGAACTGGAGGTCATGAGGGATTCAAAGGATAATGTAGTAATAGTCTGCTCCATAGAGAATTTTGACCCCATGGGCATACATACGGGCGATTCTATAACCGTTGCGCCGGCGCAAACGCTTAGCGATAAGGAATATCAAGCGATGAGAGACGCCGCTATCCGGATTATAAGGGAGATAGGCGTTGAGACAGGCGGCTCAAATATACAATTTGCCGTAAATCCTAAAGACGGCAGGATGGTAGTGATAGAGATGAACCCGAGAGTCTCTAGAAGCTCTGCGCTCGCAAGCAAGGCGACGGGTTTTCCCATAGCGAAATTTGCTGCGAAGCTGGCAGTCGGATATACCCTTGATGAGATAAGAAACGATATTACAAAAGAGACGCCGGCGTCTTTCGAGCCGACAATCGACTATTGCGTCGTAAAGATCCCGAGATTTACATTTGAAAAGTTTCCAGAGGCCGAGGATATCCTGGGTATTTCCATGAAGTCTGTCGGTGAGACAATGGCTATAGGAAGGACCTTCAAAGAGGCGCTTCAAAAAGGGTTGAGAGGGCTTGAGGTGGGACACAATGGCCTTGATAATAAGAAGGATTATAAACAAATACCACATGACAAGCTTTTAAAGCGGTTAAAGGAACCTAATGCTTCCAGAATATTCTATATAAAGTATGCCCTCCAAAAGGGTATGACCACAAAGGAGGTATCGGATATAACCAAGATAGATCCCTGGTTTATAAAAAATATAGAAGAGATAGTAGAGCTGGAAAAGGTCCTATCCTCCGCGGTTTCGCACAAAAAAGGTCGTTCGCTTGATTCTGCATTACTGCTTAGGGCGAAACAATATGGATTCGGCGATAAGCAGATAGGCGAACTTGTAGAAAAAGACGAGCTGACCATAAGGGAGCATAGAAAAAGCTGCGGCATAGAGGCGACCTATAAGCTTGTCGATACTTGTGCCGCCGAATTTGAGGCGTACACTCCGTATTATTACTCCACCTATGAATCAGAGGACGAGACAAGAAAGACGAAGAAAAAAAAGATTATGATACTGGGAGGCGGGCCGAATAGGATAGGGCAGGGCATAGAATTCGATTATTGCTGCTGCCACGCTTCATTTGCATTAAAAGAACTCGGATACGAAACGATAATGGTCAATTCAAACCCGGAGACCGTCTCAACCGACTACGATACATCCGATAAATTATACTTTGAACCGCTTACCTTCGAGGATGTAATGAACATAGTGGATAAAGAAAAGCCATCGGGAGTAATAGTGCAATTCGGCGGCCAGACGCCGCTTAATCTAGCAAGAGCCCTTAAAGATGCAGGCGTTCCTATCATAGGTACAAGCGTGGAATCCATAGATATAGCCGAAGACAGGGAAAAATTTGCCAAGCTGATAAGGAGGCTTAAGATCAACCAGCCCGCAAACGGCTCAGCCCTTTCAAAGGAGGAAGCCAAAAAGATCGCGAAAAGGATAGGCTATCCGGTCCTTGTAAGGCCGTCATACGTTTTGGGCGGCCGGGCCATGAGGATAATCTATGATGAAGAGTCGCTCGATGATTTTATGAAAGAGGCAAAAGATGTATCGCCGGAAAAGCCGGTACTTATAGATAAATTTTTGGATGATGCTTGCGAAATAGACGTTGACGCCATATCAGATGGATCCCTTACAGTGATAGGCGGCATAATGGAGCACATAGAAGAGGCCGGGATACATTCGGGCGATTCGGCATGTGTCCTTCCGCCGCATACATTAAGCGATGAAATAATAGCCACTGTTAAAAAGTATACATATGCCATTTCAAAAGAACTGAAAGTGAAAGGGCTTATAAATATACAGTTTGCCATAAAGAATGATATGGTATATGTCCTTGAAGTAAACCCGAGGGCGTCAAGGACCATTCCCTTTGTAAGCAAGGCAACGGGTATTCCCTTAGCAAAACTTGCCGCAAAAGTCATGGCAGGGAAGACCTTGAAGGAACTCGAATTTACGAGAGAAGTTGAGGTCTCCCATATCTCTGTGAAAGAGTCAGTGCTTCCTTTTTCAAGGTTCTCGGGGGTTGATATAATACTGGGGCCTGAGATGAAATCGACGGGAGAGGTCATGGGGATCGGCAGTTCTTTCGGGGTGGCATTTTACAAGTCACAGCTTGCGGCAAATCAGGCGCTACCCCAAAATGGCAAGGTATTTATAAGCGTGAGGAATGATGATAAGCGCGACATAGTCTTTATCGCAAAAAAGCTGTGCGATATGGGTTTTGAAATCATCGCGACTAAAGGAACTGGCAAGGTCCTTAAGTCGAACGATATAAGAACAGAGATAGTCGGTAAAATAGAGGAAGGCGATAAGAAGATACTGGACCTCATGGCCAAAGGGGAGATAAAGCTGATAATTAATACTCCTTCAGGCAGAAGCGGCCACTCGGACATGAAGTCGATAAGATCACTCGCGGTCGCAAACGGCATTTCCTGCATAACGACCATTCAGGGCGCTCAAGCGGCGGTCAATGGGATAGAGTCTGCGTCAAGAAGCGAAATCTCCGTAACGCCTATTCAGGAATATATTAGCGCAATTGCCGCGAAAAATATATAA
- a CDS encoding CTP synthase, translated as MPKYIFVTGGVVSSLGKGIASASIGKLLESRGLKVSLIKCDPYINVDPGTMNPYQHGEVYVLDDGAETDLDLGHYERFTNAKLTSNNNITTGKIYYSVITKERRGDYLGNTIQIIPHITDEIKNSIKKVAKEQPVDVVIVEIGGTVGDIESLPFLEAIRQLRLEVGREYAVNIHVTLVPYIRSAGEIKTKPTQHSVGTLREIGIIPDIIICRTEKHIPEEAKEKIALFTNVDKEAVIQAIDVESIYEVPVFFKIQGLDKLILKLLNLKCPEGDLTAWEDKVLNKLKYPAKELTIAVVGKYITLQDAYKSIYEALIHGGIANNAKLIIRRIDSEDIEKDGAQKHLKGINGILVPGGFGHRGIEGKIKAIQYARENSIPYLGLCLGVQTAIIEFARNVCGMKGANSSEFNKNTKYPVISLLEEQKSVKAKGATMRLGTYECTLKKGTQAYQAYKKAKVHERHRHRYEFNNKYRDIMQKYGMVFSGINAKRDLVEIVEIKTHPWFVACQFHPEFKSKPDAAHPLFSAFIKAAMK; from the coding sequence ATGCCAAAATACATTTTTGTAACGGGGGGAGTAGTATCAAGCCTGGGCAAGGGTATCGCATCCGCTTCAATAGGCAAACTTTTGGAGTCGAGGGGCTTAAAAGTATCGCTTATAAAATGCGACCCTTATATAAATGTCGATCCTGGTACAATGAATCCTTATCAGCATGGAGAGGTGTATGTGCTTGACGACGGCGCCGAAACCGACCTTGACCTTGGCCATTACGAACGTTTTACGAATGCAAAGTTGACAAGCAATAATAATATAACTACCGGTAAAATCTATTATTCGGTCATAACCAAAGAAAGAAGGGGCGATTATCTGGGTAATACCATCCAGATAATTCCGCACATAACAGATGAAATAAAAAATAGTATAAAGAAAGTTGCCAAAGAGCAGCCTGTGGATGTGGTTATAGTAGAAATAGGCGGTACGGTAGGCGATATAGAAAGCCTGCCTTTTCTTGAAGCGATAAGGCAACTCAGGCTCGAAGTGGGGAGGGAGTACGCCGTTAATATACATGTGACGCTTGTTCCTTATATAAGGTCCGCCGGCGAGATAAAGACAAAGCCGACGCAGCATAGCGTGGGAACGCTGCGCGAAATCGGCATAATACCCGATATTATTATATGCAGGACAGAAAAACACATTCCCGAAGAAGCAAAAGAGAAGATAGCGCTATTCACGAACGTAGACAAAGAAGCGGTTATACAGGCTATTGACGTGGAGAGTATTTATGAAGTGCCCGTTTTCTTCAAGATACAAGGGCTTGATAAGCTTATATTGAAACTCCTTAACCTTAAATGCCCCGAAGGCGATTTAACAGCGTGGGAAGATAAGGTGTTGAATAAGCTGAAATACCCCGCGAAAGAACTTACGATAGCCGTAGTAGGAAAGTATATAACGCTCCAGGATGCGTATAAATCTATATATGAGGCGTTGATACACGGAGGTATTGCGAACAACGCGAAACTTATAATAAGGCGCATAGACAGCGAGGATATAGAGAAAGACGGCGCCCAAAAGCATCTTAAGGGAATAAACGGCATCCTCGTCCCCGGCGGATTTGGCCACAGAGGCATAGAAGGAAAGATCAAAGCGATACAATATGCAAGAGAAAACAGCATTCCTTATTTGGGATTATGCCTGGGAGTACAGACCGCCATTATAGAATTTGCAAGGAACGTCTGCGGAATGAAAGGCGCGAATTCCAGCGAATTTAACAAAAACACAAAATACCCCGTAATAAGCCTGCTCGAAGAGCAGAAATCCGTAAAGGCTAAAGGCGCTACAATGCGTTTAGGCACTTATGAATGTACGCTGAAAAAGGGCACTCAAGCATATCAGGCGTATAAGAAGGCCAAAGTCCACGAACGCCACAGGCACAGATATGAATTCAACAACAAATACCGTGATATTATGCAGAAATACGGCATGGTATTTTCGGGTATAAATGCCAAAAGAGACCTCGTGGAAATAGTGGAGATTAAAACGCACCCCTGGTTTGTGGCATGCCAGTTCCACCCCGAGTTTAAATCAAAGCCCGATGCGGCACACCCCCTGTTCTCCGCTTTTATAAAAGCCGCTATGAAATAG
- the guaA gene encoding glutamine-hydrolyzing GMP synthase, producing MDTIIIIDLGSQYNQLIARRVRENSVFCRIVSPKITISEIKKIAPKGLILSGGPASVYEKGAPRPDKAMFSLGIPILGICYGMQLMAKVYGGKVSRAHKREYGHARLIIDSHKTLFRGLPKSLASWMSHGDHIKHLPKDFKRVAHTANTAIAAMSSDARKLYGVQFHPEVAHTEKGGLIIKNFVKEICGSRPSWDMKSFIKDSVAKVRKNVGKTRVVLGLSGGVDSSVTAVLLHKAIGRNLTCIFVDNGLLRKGERERVTELFRRNFNLNLKVIDARKRFLSALKGVTDPEKKRKIIGGEFIKVFEKEARRIKRVKFLAQGTLYPDLIESQSAFGGPSATIKTHHNVGGLPKKMRLKLIEPLKYLFKDEVRRLGEELRMPHSAVWRQPFPGPGLAVRIVGEVTEERLRMLKEADYRLMDIIKKKGLYNKLWQSFAVLLPIKSVGVMGDQRTYENAIAVRAVTSTDGMTANWAHISHEILAEISNGIINEVKGVNRVVYDISSKPPSTIEWE from the coding sequence ATGGATACAATCATCATCATAGACCTGGGTTCACAATATAATCAACTTATAGCCAGACGCGTAAGGGAAAACAGCGTCTTTTGCCGAATTGTGTCGCCAAAGATTACGATATCGGAGATAAAGAAGATTGCACCTAAGGGGCTTATTCTATCCGGCGGTCCGGCAAGCGTATACGAAAAGGGAGCGCCCCGCCCGGATAAAGCCATGTTTTCATTAGGTATCCCCATACTGGGGATCTGTTACGGCATGCAGCTTATGGCGAAAGTTTACGGCGGTAAAGTTAGCCGAGCGCATAAAAGGGAATACGGCCATGCCAGGCTTATCATCGATTCGCATAAAACCCTTTTCCGCGGATTGCCTAAGAGTCTTGCCTCATGGATGAGTCACGGGGACCATATAAAACACCTTCCCAAAGATTTTAAACGCGTAGCGCATACCGCCAATACGGCCATTGCCGCCATGTCTTCGGACGCCAGAAAGTTGTACGGAGTGCAGTTCCACCCGGAAGTGGCGCATACCGAAAAAGGCGGCCTCATAATAAAAAATTTCGTGAAAGAGATCTGCGGCTCGCGCCCATCGTGGGATATGAAGTCGTTCATAAAGGATTCCGTTGCAAAAGTAAGAAAAAATGTCGGCAAAACAAGAGTTGTTTTGGGCTTAAGCGGCGGCGTTGATTCGTCCGTAACCGCCGTACTTCTTCACAAGGCGATTGGAAGAAATCTTACGTGCATATTTGTCGATAACGGCCTTTTACGCAAAGGTGAGCGGGAACGAGTAACGGAACTTTTCAGGAGAAATTTCAACTTAAATCTGAAAGTGATCGACGCCAGAAAAAGATTTTTGAGCGCCCTAAAAGGAGTGACCGATCCGGAAAAAAAGAGAAAGATAATAGGGGGAGAATTTATAAAAGTATTTGAAAAAGAGGCGCGCAGAATAAAGAGAGTCAAATTTCTGGCGCAGGGCACGCTTTATCCTGACCTCATAGAGTCGCAATCCGCATTCGGAGGGCCGAGCGCTACCATTAAGACGCACCATAATGTCGGCGGGTTACCCAAAAAGATGCGCTTAAAGCTTATAGAGCCGCTGAAATACCTTTTTAAAGACGAAGTGCGCCGGCTTGGCGAAGAGCTTAGGATGCCGCATTCCGCAGTATGGCGTCAGCCTTTTCCCGGACCCGGGCTTGCTGTCCGCATAGTGGGAGAGGTAACGGAAGAGCGCCTGCGCATGCTCAAAGAGGCGGATTATAGGCTGATGGACATAATAAAGAAAAAAGGTCTTTATAACAAATTATGGCAGTCATTCGCGGTTTTATTGCCGATTAAGTCGGTGGGCGTTATGGGCGACCAGAGGACCTACGAGAATGCTATTGCTGTCAGGGCGGTTACAAGTACGGATGGTATGACCGCAAATTGGGCGCATATTTCGCACGAAATATTAGCGGAGATATCAAACGGAATAATAAACGAAGTTAAAGGCGTCAACAGGGTAGTTTATGATATCAGCTCGAAGCCGCCGTCGACGATAGAGTGGGAGTAA